The genomic region GGAATACCCTTCGACTCAACAAGAGAGTTAAACTTATTGTACAGCTGTTCAGCCGGCTCAGGCTTTGCTGCTTTCATAAAATTAGGTCTTCTTCCTTTCCTGGTATCCCCGTATAATGTGAACTGGGAGATGGATAATACAGATCCTTGAACATCCTTTAAAGACAGGTTCATTTTATCATCTTCGTCCTGAAAAATTCGCAGGTTCACACATTTATCCGCAATATATTCACAATCAGATTCATCGTCCTCATGCGTTACACCCAGGAGGACCACAAGTCCATTCTCAATTTGTCCGGTTATTTCTTCATCTACTTTCACATTTGCCTGATTTACTTTTTGAATAACAGCTTTCATCATCGGTCTCCTTACTGAATCTTTCTGCGTACGGTATACACATCATGTATTTGTTTTACTCTGTCTACAATTTTTCGCAGGTGACTGATGTTGTGAATCATAATCGTGATATTAATGGTGGCCATTTGCTTCTGGTCCGATTTACCAGTCACAGCCGTTATACTTGTTTTGGTTTCATTAATGACTTGCAATACTTCATTTAACAGACCGTGTCGATCGTAGCCTGTAATCTCAATATCCACACTGAATTGTTTGCTGTTTTCACCAGCACCTTCCCACTCGACTTCCAGCAGTCTGCCTTGAATTTCTTCGTTCTTCACATTTGGGCAGTCAGCGCGGTGAACAGATACACCTCTCCCCTTGGTAATGTACCCGACAATTTCATCACCAGGGACAGGATTACAGCATTTGGAAAGGCGGATCAATAGATTATCGACTCCTTTTACTTTAACGCCTGAATCTGCCTTATGTTTCTTTTGAGTCCCTACTTCCTGTTTAACCTCTTCCAATGCTTCTTCAAAATCCTGAGTTTTCTTTTGTTCCCGCACCTTATCAGCTAAACGATTAGCGATTTGAGCAGCAGTAATTCCCTGATATCCAACCGCAGCATACATGTCTTCTTCATTATTAAAGTTGAATTTTTCCCCGACTTTACGCAGATTTTCCTGAGTAAAAACGTCTTTTAAATGAACATTCAGGTTATGGAGTTCCTTTTCAACCTGTTCTTTCCCTTTAGCGATGTTTTCATCTCTTTGCTGTCTCTTGAAGAATTGCTTAATTTTATTCTTCGCCTGGGATGTCTTCGTGATGGTCAGCCAATCCCGTGATGGACCATAAGAATGCTTCGAGGTCATAATTTCAACGATGTCTCCGGTTTTCAGCTTATAATCGAGCGGCTCCATTTTGCCATTCACCTTGGAACCAATAGTTTTATTCCCTATTTCCGTATGAATGCGGTACGCAAAATCAATAGGAACAGAACCTGAAGGCAATTCAATGACATCGCCTTTTGGAGTGAAAACATAAACCATGTCTGAAAATAAATCCATCTTCAGGGTTTCCATAAATTCTTCGGCATCATGTGTATCATTCTGCCATTCGAGAATTTCTCTGAACCATGTTAACTTATCTTCAAAGGAACGTTTCGGTTTATCTGGTTGCTTTTCCTCCTTATAAGCCCAATGAGCCGCAATCCCATATTCGGCAATCTCATGCATGTCTTTTGTTCGTATCTGGACTTCCAGGGGATCTCCTTTTGGTCCAATGACTGTGGTGTGAAGGGACTGATATAAATTCGGTTTTGGCATAGCAATATAATCCTTAAAACGCCCCGGCATCGGCTTCCAGCACGTATGAATAATGCCCAGAACAGCATAGCAGTCCTTTATACTGTTTACAATGACGCGTACAGCTAATAAGTCATAAATCTCATTGAACTGTTTATTTTGCATAACCATTTTTCGATAAATACTATATAAGTGCTTAGGGCGACCGGAAATTTCCGCCTCTATTTGTACATCTTTTAACTGTTGCTGTATTTCATCCACGACATCATGAATGTAATATTCCCGCTCATTACGTTTTTGCTTCATAAGGTTCACAATCCGGTAGTACTGCTGTGGATTGAGATAACGTAATGCGGTATCCTCCAGTTCCCATTTGATGGTAGATATTCCTAACCGATGAGCAATGGGCGCAAAAACTTCCAGGGTCTCATTAGCAATTCTCCGTTGCTTCTGTGGTGGTAAATGCTTAAGTGTACGCATATTATGAAGACGATCGGCGAGTTTGATTAAAATCACTCGAATATCCTTCGCCATAGCTACGAACATTTTTCGGTGATTTTCCGCCTGCTGTGCTTCTTTTGATTTATATTTAATTTTCCCTAATTTTGTGACACCGTCAACAAGCATAGCCACTTCTGCATTAAACTCATTTTCCAGGTCTTGAATGGTTACATCCGTATCCTCGACTACATCATGGAGGAAGCCGCACGAAACCGTATCTACATCCATTTCCAATTCAACTAAGATACCTGCCACCTGAATCGGATGATGAATATACGGTTCCCCGGATTTGCGAAACTGCTCTTTATGAGCATTCTCCGCAAACTGGTAGGCATGCCGGACAAACTCAACATCCTTTGCGGACATATATTCAGAAGCGCCTTTAATCACTTCGTCTGCTTTTAATAACTTATCAGTAGACATGAAATCACCTTATATTTCAAAAAACTAAATTTTTTGATGTTTTATACATTATTATGGATATCGTACACTTTGTAAAGCAAAAACCTTAAAATCTAGTTAAAGAAGAGTACTCTTTCTGAGCACTCTTCTTTAATATTCCATTAATGTCAGGACATCGTAGCCCTGTAACTTATCCCGGCCGTGTAAATAGGAGAGCTCGATTAAAAATGCACAGCCGACCACAACTCCGCCTAATTGCTCAACGAGATTTATCGTTGCCTCAATCGTTCCTCCTGTAGCCAGCAGGTCGTCCGTAATCAGAACTCTTTGTCCCGGTTTTATGGCATCTTTATGAATGGTCAGAACGTCCTTACCATATTCAAGACCATAATCCACCTTTATAACCTCGCGTGGAAGTTTTCCTTCTTTACGCACCGGTGCAAATCCCACTTCAAGCGCATAGGAAACAGGACACCCTATAATAAATCCGCGTGCCTCAGGGCCAACAACCACATCAATATTTAATCGATCTGCATAGTCAACGATTTCATTAACGGCAGATTTAAAGGCTTTTCCATTATCCATTAGGGTGGTAATATCTTTAAATTCAATTCCTTCCTTAGGCCAATCGTTTACAACCGTAATATATTTCTTATAATCCATGTACTACTTCCTCCTTCAAGCGGCTTTCGCCCATCTTTGAGTTCAACCACTTTTTCAGTTCTGTATAAGTTGAATAATAGAGAGTTTTTTCTACCTCAATTTGATTCATCTTCAGTTGATAGGTTGCTGATTCTGTTAAATCTTTTTTTGCCGGTTTTGTCACATATATGAGTTCTCTATCCTCTATTTTAACAAATTGCAGCTCTAAAAACACTTTTATCATAAAGTCCACAAAATTTAAGGACCAGCCGCGTGACCGGGCAAGTGCAGCTCTATCTTTATCCAGATTAAGCCTTCCCCTTTTCATCATCATCCCATAAAACCATTTAAAATGGTCCCGGTTGGGAATTTGACTAAAGTAGTTTTCTTCATTCATCTTAAAATACGCATAAATGTTTTTTGGCTTTACTTCATTTAAAACATTTGACAACTGTTCCAAAGACAGAGGAAGATCAACGAACCATAAATGGGACACATCTTCAAATGAGAGATTTTGCCATTGATCAATATGGGTAACTTTTAATTGGTCATCCATCCAAGCTTCAATCTCAGTTGAAGAATCAAAGTATAGGGCAACATGTTTTTCTGTGTCCAGCCCCTGAATCTGCTTCTGTAAATGCCTGGAACCTCTAAAGTCGAACAACTGCCATTCATTAATCCTTAAATCCTTCATCATAATCTGGAGTTTTTTACGTCCATTCCACTCATTAATGCCCAGTTCTCCTACAATGGACATTCTCGCATGTGGAGAAATTTCCGGATAAAGATATCCCATACCAAAGCCAACTGCGTCTATGGACTTTGAATCCTCCTGGAAAATCATTTTCAAATGATTCTGTTTGGATCCAATTAAACGAATTTCACTTGCGTCATGTTCCGCAAGTTGAAAAAGAGGTTTTGGATTCCCCATTCCAAACGGAGCCAGCTTCTCGATTTCCTGAATAAATTCAAGGCTGATATCCCCCATATCCAGTTGCTTATCAATCGTAAGTATGGGCTGAAAATCTTCACTGGAAAGCTTTTGATTGGCTAATTCATTAAGATCGTGACGAAGCCGTGATATGTTATCCAGTGAAACGGTCATACCAGCTGCCTGTGCATGTCCGCCAAAACTGATAAAACGATCCTTTATTTCCATGCAATTTTCAAAAAGGTTAAAGGCGTCAATGCTTCTGGCAGATCCCTTTGCCTGCTTTTGATCAGGCTCTATCCCGAGTACGATGGTTGGTTTTGAATGAGACTGTACAAGTCGAGAAGCCACAATTCCCAGAACACCTGGGTTCCAGCCTTCACCGGCTAAAACCAGAACAGAGTCCTCATCAAATTGATTCTCTTCAACCATCTTCTCTGCTTCTTTTGTGATTTCAGATACTAATTGCTGCCGTTGCTGGTTGAGGTTTTGCACTTCCTCAGCTAATTCCCGTGCAACGTCCAGATCCTGCTCCAGCAATAACTCAACAGCAAGTTTTGCATCCTGCAAGCGGCCGACAGCATTTAGGCGTGGACCAATTCCAAAACCGACATTCTCTTCGGTAACATTTCCCTCGATTCCACATACTTCTTTTAACATCTTAATCCCGGGACGCTTGGAAGAAGTTAACGCTTTAAGACCATAATGGACTAGAACACGATTTTCGTTTTGTAACGGAACAAGATCTGCTATTGTTCCAATGGCTGCAAGCTCTAAAAAATGCCGGGGAAGCTTCCCTAATAGTGCATGGGCAAGTTTGAAGGCAACTCCTACTCCCGCCAATTCATCAAATGGATATGTCCTGGACACTTTGGGATGTATCGTGGCCACTGCTTCAGGTAATTCTTCCTGTGCTTCATGGTGGTCTGTAATGATCAAATCCATCCCAAGCTCTTTGGCTATATTTGCTTCATGAACCGCAGCGATTCCTGTATCAACCGTAATGATTACGGAAACATTAGCTTCTTTTGCCTGACGAAAGGCCTCTTCGTTCGGTCCATAGCCTTCTGTGAAACGGTTGGGTATGTAATAATCCACAATCGCCCCTCTTTCTCTTAAGGCTTCCACTAAAACCGTCGTAGAGGTTACACCATCTGCATCATAATCTCCAAAAACCAATACGTTTTCATTATTCAATATAGCATTTTCAATTCTTTCTATCGCTTTATTCATATCTGAAAATAAAAAGGGATCATGGAGATCCTCTAAGGTAGGTGATAAAAATCTTTTTGCTGTATCTGTATCCTTAATGCCTCTATTCTTTAAAAGATCCTTTGTAAACTCTGATATAGGTAAGTCAATGACACCATCATTTTGTTCTTCAATGACTTGCCATTGTGCTTTACTATCAATCATAAATTCACCCCTAACGAACCTATTATACTAGAGGTTGTCAGGGGTAGCAAATCGAATTTTTTCCTCTTATTGTTTCATCTGATTCGTGTCTGCTACATCTAGAACAACGGCTGCAGATTGACCTGAAGCTTATTGTTTTGAAGGGTCCGTGTCTGCTCCATTTTCTTTGCTATCTTCGTAAGAGTCCAAAAACTCTTGTTCATCATAATCTGTATTTTCCTGTTGCTCCTGTTTCAACTGTCTAATGGTTCTCTGCAGCTGGTAAATTTTCACGAATCCAAAAGACGCTGTAATTAAACTTCCCATTAAAACAGAGATTAAAATAATCAGGATTAAAGGGGCTTCTCTCGTGAAAAACAGAAAATTGACAGGGACAGCATTTACATTAATAACAGCAAAAGTAGCAACAAGTAAGGCAAAAATGATGGCAAGAATAATAGAAGTTTGTGCTTTCATTCATGTTCACCTCATATATTAGACTGTTATTGTTTTTCCCTGTTCATACATAATATAAACCCTTGTCCGAATCGATTGGACAAGGGTTTATTTGAACGCAGAAATATCCGCTCACCAGCTTAGAAACAGTCGCCTCCGCTTTTCTACTGTCCAGCTGCGGCTCCCAGGCCCAAGCGGTTATAAGCAGAATACCCTCCATGGCCAAAAGCAGGCCACTCCGGATATTCTGCTTACGCCGTCGGGCCTAAACGGTCGCCTCCGCTTTTCTTGTCCAGCTGCGGCTCCCAGGTCAAGGCGAATATAAGCCAAAGCCATTCCGCGGCCAAGCCCATGCCACTCCATGTCTTCGTCTTATCCCGCATGACCTAAACGGTCGCCTCCGCTTTTCTCTCTTTATACCTGCGGGCCGCCGGTTTGTTTTTTCTTTTCAAACTGAATAGGCTTCTTATCAAGCATTTTCCCTCTCCATACAAGCCAGATTTGGGCAGCCAGGAATAGGGAGGAATACATTCCGACCAACAACCCGACTACAAGGGCAAAGGAGAAGTTGGTAATGGCTGTTGCACCGAAGATCAACAGCATCAATGCAGCGGCCATAGTTGTAATGGTAGTATTTACACTTCGGGTCAGAGTTTGCATTAAACTCTTATTCACGACAGTTGCCAGCTCTTTAAAGGACCTCACTCGTCTCTTCAAGCGCAAATTCTCTCTGATCCGGTCAAAAGTGACAATCGTATCATTGATGGAGTAACCTACAATCGTCAGAATAGCTGCAATGATGGTAATATCAAATTCCAGCTGGAAGATGCTAAACAGCGCGAGTACAAAGAAAGCATCATGAAGCAATGCAATAATTGCTGTAATCGCAAAGAAAAACTCAAATCTTATGGTGACATAAATAATAATTCCAATGGATGCAAATAAGACAGCGAGTACGGCATTCCGGGCCAGCTCCTGACTAACCTCAGGCGATACGGTACTTACACTTGGTTCATTTCCATACTTATCATTAAAATGAGCTTTTACATCTGCAATGGAATCCTCAGACAAGACCGAATCAAAACGAACCATTACAATTTCGTTCTGGTCACCAGCCCGTGTATATTCCACAGGTTCAAGTCCCAGTTCTTCAAATCCATTTTCGACTTCTTCAACGGTAATCGTTTGATCGGCAAGCACCTGAACACGGGAACCATGAGTGAAATCAATCCCCAGGTTTAACCGAAAAGCAGCAAGGAATATAATCCCTATAACGACTAATATGGTTGAAGCCATAATGAATTTCTTCCGGTGTTTTACAATATCAAAGAACTTGCCGAGGAATCTCGGTTCAACTTCCTCACCTTTTTTAATATCTTTTATTTCATCATTCTTAACACCAAACCATCCCGGTCGTCTGTTCAAGGCTTTACTGTTCACCCAAAGCCCCATTAACAAACGGGTTCCATACACGGCCGTAATAAAGCTGACTAAAATACTTACAATTAACATGGTCGCGAATCCTTTTACAGAGCTTGTACCATACATAAATAATACAGCCGCGGCGATTAATGTTGTAATATTGGCGTCAAATATGGCTGATAGGGATTGTTTGTTCCCGGAACGATACGCCGAAAGCATACTTTTTCCGGCTTTCAACTCCTCTTTTATCCGCTCAAAGGTAATAATATTCGCATCGACAGCCATACCAACTCCGAGTACTAATGCCGCCAGTCCAGGGAGCGTTAACACCCCATTCATAAGGTTAAAAATGAGTAAGATTAAGAAGATGTAAGCACTAATGGTGATCACAGACACAACACCTGGGAAACGGTAATAGCCAATCATAAATAGGAAAATTAAACCAACCCCTATCGCACTGGCAAGAATGGTTTTATCCAATGATTGCTCACCGAATTGAGCCCCTACTGAAACTGAATAAATCTCTGTCATATTCACAGGCAGCGAGCCGGCATTAATAATATCCGCAAGCCTTTGCGCTTCATCAACAGTAAAATCACCTGTGATCATGATACTCTTACTGTTAATGGGACCTTCTGATAAGCCTGGTGCTGAGATATATTTTGGATCTTCTTTTTTGACCTCTTCTTTATAAGAATCCCCTTCCTCATAATCCATCCAGATAACCAGTTTATCGTTAGGGGCACCCCGTTCATAGAGCTTGGTTGTTACCTCTTTAACTTTTTCAGCACTTTTCATTTCGAGGGTAACAATCGGCTGCTTCGTTCTTGGGTGGAAATCCTGTTTTGCACTTTGCTCTACTACATCCGATCCATCTAAAAACTCTTTATCATTAACACCTCTAAAGGATAAACGTGCCTGTGTGGATAATAGCTCACGAGCTTCGGTCTGATCCTGAATGCCTGCTAATTGAACCCGGATCCGGTTATCCCCCTCAATATCGATTTGGGTTTCACTGATCCCGAGTACGTCGACCCTTTCACGCAAGGCCTGTACTGTGGCTTTTAAGTCATCACTCGTTATATTCTGGTCTTCATCTACAGGTTCAACCTCATATAAAATTTCAAATCCACCCTGCAGATCAAGCCCCAGAGGAATGCCTTTTGATATATCTGTTGTCGTTGTCCCAATCACTCCAGCCAGTATAAATGTGATCAGGAAAAAAGCAATAATTCTACCTTTTTTCACCATGTTGTCGTGCTCCTCCTTCTATTACACCTGAAAACAAAACTATGATTATGTACAAATGAATGCCTATTCTGCCTTTTCTTTTCCAGTTAGTGCCTCAATCTGTGCCATTAAATCATCATTTCGTTCCTGATAAATTTCCCGAGCTAAGTAGCTCATAAAAACACCTGAATCTAAATGCAGAATATCCTGGACGATCTCATACAGCCTTTTTTCGACTTCCTTTTTCCATACTTTCTTCTCCAGGCAATCCCACACCTGCTGTTCCGTTGCTTTGTCATAACCTAATACATGAAGTTCATCAACCTTACTTGTTAAAACGGGTGTGACAAAAGGCCGCCATTCCTTTACATTTCTGACCTCTTTCATAAACCTGCCCCCTAATTTAATCGTGTGTATAGCTTTTTTGCTCATTTATACCATTAAGCCAAAATTTTGCTCCACGGCTTCATAACCACCACGAACTTTTAATGGTGTAAAGACTATTTGTTCTAGTATTATGTATAAAACCGAAAAGCTTCATTGGGCTTGTCATGCTTGACCACCCTTCATGCATATACATTCATTGTATATGATTTTTACAATTTTGAGAAGGCAGGGCAAACACATGGCAAAACAAACATTCATACAAGGTACTCTTGTGTTAATCATCGCTGGATTAATAACAAGGTTTTTAGGATTTATTAATCGTATCGTTGTTGCACGAATTATGGGTGAAGAAGGCGTGGGTCTCTATATGATGGCCCTACCCACTCTTTTTCTGGTTATAGCCATTACCCATTTCGGTTTACCAGTGGCCATTTCCAAAAGAGTTGCAGAAGCTGATGCTAAAGGAGATCGGCAAAAAATAAAAAAGATTTTACTCGTATCTTTTTCGTTAACGTTTATACTAAGCACAATATTTACCATTATATTTATTCTCATATCACCGGTTGTAGCTCAATACCTGCTCACTGATCATCGAACCTTATATCCTTTACTGGCTATCAGTCCTATTATTCCTATTGTAGCGATATCAGCTGTGCTGAGAGGGTATTTCCAGGGTCTGCAGAATATGAAGCCTCAGGCCATTTCACAGGTGATTGAACAGATTGTACGTATAACACTTGTGGCTTTTTTGACCAAGCTACTATTGCCATACGGCGTTGAATTCGCTGCCAGTGGAGCCATGATTTCAGTCATCATCGGCGAATTCTGTTCTTTGATGTTTATCATTTATCAATTTAAAAATAAAAAGCGAATCAAATTACGACGAAATATCGGACAATCTCTGCAAAAGGCCAAAGGAACTTTAAGAGAATTAATGTCCATCGCGCTCCCGACAACAGGCAGCGGTATTGTTGGAAGACTTTCACACTTTCTCGAACCGATTCTCGTGTCACAAAGCCTGGCCATTGCTGGTTATACCGTCACTCAAAGCACTAAATTGTATGGAGAGTTAACTGGTTATGTGCTCCCATTGCTGTTTCTGCCAACGTTTATTACAACATCCTTATCGACAGCTCTTGTTCCATCCATTAGTGAAGCTGATGCCAAAAATCAAGTAAAACTGATACACTTCAGAATTCATCAGTCGATTCGGCTGTCCTTTGCATCAGGTGCATTTGCAACCATTATTCTCTTTATTTACGCCAAACCAATACTTGCTTTTATGTACAACGATCCTGATGCCAGTCGATTTGTAACCTTAATGGCACCATTCTTTATTCTGTTGTACTTTCAGGCTCCCCTGCAAGCCGCTCTGCAGGCCTTGGATCT from Virgibacillus sp. MSP4-1 harbors:
- the secDF gene encoding protein translocase subunit SecDF, with protein sequence MVKKGRIIAFFLITFILAGVIGTTTTDISKGIPLGLDLQGGFEILYEVEPVDEDQNITSDDLKATVQALRERVDVLGISETQIDIEGDNRIRVQLAGIQDQTEARELLSTQARLSFRGVNDKEFLDGSDVVEQSAKQDFHPRTKQPIVTLEMKSAEKVKEVTTKLYERGAPNDKLVIWMDYEEGDSYKEEVKKEDPKYISAPGLSEGPINSKSIMITGDFTVDEAQRLADIINAGSLPVNMTEIYSVSVGAQFGEQSLDKTILASAIGVGLIFLFMIGYYRFPGVVSVITISAYIFLILLIFNLMNGVLTLPGLAALVLGVGMAVDANIITFERIKEELKAGKSMLSAYRSGNKQSLSAIFDANITTLIAAAVLFMYGTSSVKGFATMLIVSILVSFITAVYGTRLLMGLWVNSKALNRRPGWFGVKNDEIKDIKKGEEVEPRFLGKFFDIVKHRKKFIMASTILVVIGIIFLAAFRLNLGIDFTHGSRVQVLADQTITVEEVENGFEELGLEPVEYTRAGDQNEIVMVRFDSVLSEDSIADVKAHFNDKYGNEPSVSTVSPEVSQELARNAVLAVLFASIGIIIYVTIRFEFFFAITAIIALLHDAFFVLALFSIFQLEFDITIIAAILTIVGYSINDTIVTFDRIRENLRLKRRVRSFKELATVVNKSLMQTLTRSVNTTITTMAAALMLLIFGATAITNFSFALVVGLLVGMYSSLFLAAQIWLVWRGKMLDKKPIQFEKKKQTGGPQV
- a CDS encoding lipopolysaccharide assembly LapA domain-containing protein — its product is MKAQTSIILAIIFALLVATFAVINVNAVPVNFLFFTREAPLILIILISVLMGSLITASFGFVKIYQLQRTIRQLKQEQQENTDYDEQEFLDSYEDSKENGADTDPSKQ
- a CDS encoding bifunctional (p)ppGpp synthetase/guanosine-3',5'-bis(diphosphate) 3'-pyrophosphohydrolase — encoded protein: MSTDKLLKADEVIKGASEYMSAKDVEFVRHAYQFAENAHKEQFRKSGEPYIHHPIQVAGILVELEMDVDTVSCGFLHDVVEDTDVTIQDLENEFNAEVAMLVDGVTKLGKIKYKSKEAQQAENHRKMFVAMAKDIRVILIKLADRLHNMRTLKHLPPQKQRRIANETLEVFAPIAHRLGISTIKWELEDTALRYLNPQQYYRIVNLMKQKRNEREYYIHDVVDEIQQQLKDVQIEAEISGRPKHLYSIYRKMVMQNKQFNEIYDLLAVRVIVNSIKDCYAVLGIIHTCWKPMPGRFKDYIAMPKPNLYQSLHTTVIGPKGDPLEVQIRTKDMHEIAEYGIAAHWAYKEEKQPDKPKRSFEDKLTWFREILEWQNDTHDAEEFMETLKMDLFSDMVYVFTPKGDVIELPSGSVPIDFAYRIHTEIGNKTIGSKVNGKMEPLDYKLKTGDIVEIMTSKHSYGPSRDWLTITKTSQAKNKIKQFFKRQQRDENIAKGKEQVEKELHNLNVHLKDVFTQENLRKVGEKFNFNNEEDMYAAVGYQGITAAQIANRLADKVREQKKTQDFEEALEEVKQEVGTQKKHKADSGVKVKGVDNLLIRLSKCCNPVPGDEIVGYITKGRGVSVHRADCPNVKNEEIQGRLLEVEWEGAGENSKQFSVDIEITGYDRHGLLNEVLQVINETKTSITAVTGKSDQKQMATINITIMIHNISHLRKIVDRVKQIHDVYTVRRKIQ
- the dtd gene encoding D-aminoacyl-tRNA deacylase, which gives rise to MKAVIQKVNQANVKVDEEITGQIENGLVVLLGVTHEDDESDCEYIADKCVNLRIFQDEDDKMNLSLKDVQGSVLSISQFTLYGDTRKGRRPNFMKAAKPEPAEQLYNKFNSLVESKGIPVETGKFGAMMDVSLTNEGPVTLIIDSDDHK
- the recJ gene encoding single-stranded-DNA-specific exonuclease RecJ encodes the protein MIDSKAQWQVIEEQNDGVIDLPISEFTKDLLKNRGIKDTDTAKRFLSPTLEDLHDPFLFSDMNKAIERIENAILNNENVLVFGDYDADGVTSTTVLVEALRERGAIVDYYIPNRFTEGYGPNEEAFRQAKEANVSVIITVDTGIAAVHEANIAKELGMDLIITDHHEAQEELPEAVATIHPKVSRTYPFDELAGVGVAFKLAHALLGKLPRHFLELAAIGTIADLVPLQNENRVLVHYGLKALTSSKRPGIKMLKEVCGIEGNVTEENVGFGIGPRLNAVGRLQDAKLAVELLLEQDLDVARELAEEVQNLNQQRQQLVSEITKEAEKMVEENQFDEDSVLVLAGEGWNPGVLGIVASRLVQSHSKPTIVLGIEPDQKQAKGSARSIDAFNLFENCMEIKDRFISFGGHAQAAGMTVSLDNISRLRHDLNELANQKLSSEDFQPILTIDKQLDMGDISLEFIQEIEKLAPFGMGNPKPLFQLAEHDASEIRLIGSKQNHLKMIFQEDSKSIDAVGFGMGYLYPEISPHARMSIVGELGINEWNGRKKLQIMMKDLRINEWQLFDFRGSRHLQKQIQGLDTEKHVALYFDSSTEIEAWMDDQLKVTHIDQWQNLSFEDVSHLWFVDLPLSLEQLSNVLNEVKPKNIYAYFKMNEENYFSQIPNRDHFKWFYGMMMKRGRLNLDKDRAALARSRGWSLNFVDFMIKVFLELQFVKIEDRELIYVTKPAKKDLTESATYQLKMNQIEVEKTLYYSTYTELKKWLNSKMGESRLKEEVVHGL
- a CDS encoding adenine phosphoribosyltransferase yields the protein MDYKKYITVVNDWPKEGIEFKDITTLMDNGKAFKSAVNEIVDYADRLNIDVVVGPEARGFIIGCPVSYALEVGFAPVRKEGKLPREVIKVDYGLEYGKDVLTIHKDAIKPGQRVLITDDLLATGGTIEATINLVEQLGGVVVGCAFLIELSYLHGRDKLQGYDVLTLMEY
- the spoVB gene encoding stage V sporulation protein B, whose product is MAKQTFIQGTLVLIIAGLITRFLGFINRIVVARIMGEEGVGLYMMALPTLFLVIAITHFGLPVAISKRVAEADAKGDRQKIKKILLVSFSLTFILSTIFTIIFILISPVVAQYLLTDHRTLYPLLAISPIIPIVAISAVLRGYFQGLQNMKPQAISQVIEQIVRITLVAFLTKLLLPYGVEFAASGAMISVIIGEFCSLMFIIYQFKNKKRIKLRRNIGQSLQKAKGTLRELMSIALPTTGSGIVGRLSHFLEPILVSQSLAIAGYTVTQSTKLYGELTGYVLPLLFLPTFITTSLSTALVPSISEADAKNQVKLIHFRIHQSIRLSFASGAFATIILFIYAKPILAFMYNDPDASRFVTLMAPFFILLYFQAPLQAALQALDLAKQAMYNSIIGSVVKLSTLIILASQPQFGIMGVVLAIIVGVILVTLLHFAVLFKHIQFRLPFGDIVKMMSLLLITYYLGNMLYNLFPDAEQNLLPLFIVLIILAVLYIILLFIFRFITKDEFAQLPVFNKIK
- a CDS encoding post-transcriptional regulator, which encodes MKEVRNVKEWRPFVTPVLTSKVDELHVLGYDKATEQQVWDCLEKKVWKKEVEKRLYEIVQDILHLDSGVFMSYLAREIYQERNDDLMAQIEALTGKEKAE